A segment of the Cotesia glomerata isolate CgM1 linkage group LG2, MPM_Cglom_v2.3, whole genome shotgun sequence genome:
tacaataaatgtgaattaaataaaaaaaatacctgctaatatctaatttttcttgaagATGAGTTGAATAACCACGTAAGTGATTTAATTCAGCTTCTATTTCATTAATACTTTTACCATTCAGCCCATTCTCTTTATTTTGACTTTGTTTTGTCCTCAAAACACTTTGAGCTCTCACTTTGTACCCTTCATACTCTGCTTTCAGCGCTTCTAACTCTCCATTAGTGCTACTGACAATATCATTCAGCCTGGTAATTTCTAGTTTCAAAAGTTCgacctaaaaaattaccaaataaAACCCAGCATAAAAAACAAGTCCtgaaataaaagataaattactTGTTGAGCAtgatttttattcaacaaatcCATATCTtctgcaattttatttttctcagcAGCATGAGCCGCTGATTCCTTGGCCAGTTTGCTCATATTTGCTTTAATCCCCTCAATAGAATCCAGCAGAGTTTGTTTTTCTTTGACAACCGAGGCCATTTCTTGCTTGAGATCATTGAGATCAGCCTTGAGGCCCTCGTTCTTGTCCCCCAAAGTCGTCAATTGGTTCGTCTTAGCAAAACACGAGTCTCTAAGCTCAGTTATCTGGTGCTCCAAAGTAGTTATCGTCTGGTTCTGCTCCTCAATCGTGCTCTCAAGACTCGAACACCTCGACGCTTCATCTGCTAGCTTAGACTTCAGGTCTTCAATACTTTTCTgcagcaaaataaaaaaataattaataagtaataaataaataaataaataaataataaataaataaataataaattagctaattaataaataaataaataaattaattaattaataataaattaaataaataattaattagttatcaTCAACCTCcagcttaaaaataaaatatacctCGTAATTATCGACttccaaaaataaaacattattacTGGAGCATTCCTGCTTAGCGCTCTCCAATCTAGCCTTTGTAGTCTTATGAGCCTGGATCTCTGCTTCCAGTTTAGCTTTGATCTCTTCGTAGTCTTTTTCCCTCTGCTGACAGATCACGGTCTTGGCTTTCTTCTCCTCCTCCAAGAGAAGTATCAAGCCTACATTCTTCTTTATTACACTTCGCACTTCTGCGAGCTCCTTGACATTGTTGTCTAAATCACTAGTTAAAGTACTTATACGCTCTCGGTACTCGTAATTTGATTCTTTTAGTTTAGTGTTATCTATCACAAgtgtttctaaattttttgttagttttttgtttttatttttttcctgcTCCAAACAATCTTGAAGCTTATCGTATTCCAGCTGAATAGtctagaatataaaaataaaataactatttattcatttatttatttattaatcaacatACGCCTGTCGGCAATATACATCAATagaaagtatttaaaattaaataacattaatttaaaaaaaaaattaattagaatttaattaatgaaaaaatgagaaattatgatattgaaattgacatctgttatttttattggatatttataactaatttattgttaaagaaatttatttagaaatttaaaaaaattctcaagaaaaaattgtttttaaaaaattgtatttttaatttattaaaatttccacatgtcaatttttttgcctatttatttgttacaaaatttattaaaattatcaaaaatctgTAATTAatgtcaacaaaaaaattgacaagtgcaaattatatttaaataaataaatatttatttaaaataaaaaaaacccgTTTAACATACCTGtagttttttaacattatCAGAAACCAATGAAATTTTCTTCTGAAATTCTTCTTTCTCAACAAtagcttttattttatcattttcaacAACTTTTAATTCTTCTGTTAAAtcttgtacttttttttttaatttaacagcAAATCCCCTCAACTAAAacaccaaataaataaatattcaactctaaataatattaaaaaataaacaataatatttactttattataaCGCTCTTCATAATCTTCTTTTTGCTCCGTTTTAACCGTGTCTTGTTCATTGCTGACAGACTCTGTCATCTGAATAAAaaacagtaaataaataaataaaacaatactatataattatctaaaaaatataattaaaatacctTATTATTATCCGTTTCATTTTCAACCTTCTCCATTTTACTATACTTAACCTCCCAGTAACTTGTCAGTTAAAATTCCacattataatcaattaaattatcataacaATTATTCTTATCATTATCACAActaatctgaaaaaataaaaatatatgatttaaATAGTACAGCGTAATATAACCTATGAGCAAGACTACGTGTATAGATCAGCTGATCAACTGCTgtcagttaaaaaattctggctatagtaaaaaattaaagctaacaaaataaatttatatcttaCCGATCGGTAATGTGAAAGTATTTACTGTGTTGATTGTTAATAAACAGTTAATTTGTACTCAACAATAAGCTTGTCATTGAGTACaagttttataaacaattaaaatatgatttttctgaaaacttCCACGCATTTTAATACTATcaaggtaatttatttttttttttaactataaatatatataataaatatatttaattatttttagactCATGGAACTATCAAGAGATTCAAGCCTGTGATTTATACAATAACTAATCGATcaaagtaagtttttttttatctttacaattaatgacactgaaattgaaaatcatctgataatttttagaatttttttaacaaataaattatagcaagaaaaacttattttaaaaattctatgtttagaagctctaaaaaattataaatgcaattttttcaaaaataatttttcaggaaaaaattatttgttaaataaaattaatttagcaaatatttgataattttaaaaatttttgtaaaataaattatggcaaaaaaaaattgacatccagaaattttaaaaaataaaaaatacaattttttacaaataatttttcagaacaaatttgtttgataaataaactttaataatgttcaagtgactgctaacttttaggtcataaattaaaaaattgtcaagtgtgCTAATTTCAatgtcataataataaataaaaattcatacaactaaagttagccgacgtttttaattttataatttttttttttttttcattctttcaATTAgaacttgaaaatattattaaaaaattacacatatagtttttcaagttttttacaaataaaatttttttttactaattttttcaataaaaaaaattctaaaaatttttaaatgtcggctaactaaattttacttaaaaattctatgcatctaaaaatgaatatttatcacTAGAACAACCAACGAAGCCAATAAATATGAATACATCCAACGTAGCAAGCTGCCAACAATGCATTTTCAAGATTCTCTGCCAAGATTGCCGATTCCAAAGCTCGAAGACTCTTGCAGAAGGTACTTGAAAGCCCagcaaccgattttgactgcCAAAGAGTTCAAAGAAACCTCGACGTGTGTCTTGAAATTCCTGTCTGATGAAGGACCTCCCCTGCAAAAATTGCTCCTGGAAGATGATAAATATAACAAGCACACTAGTTACATCAGCGGTTATTGGTTTGATATGTACTTAAGGGACAGAAAGCCTCTGCCGGTTAATTATAACCCCCTGCTGGTTTTTGTTCAGGAACAAGATCTCCGTTATAACAAACCCCTGGTGAAAGCTACCAACTTGCTCATTTCTTCCGCGAGATTTATGAAGTCTCTGAGAGCTGGAATTCTAGAGCCTGAAGTCTTCCACCTTGACCCCAAAAAATCAGACACTGATTTTTTTAGAACAGTCACAGGATTACTGCCGTCGAAAATTGCTACTTATGGAGCCTACCTCTTTAAAGTAAGTCATATTTACCTGCTgtaacattaaattaatttaattaattaaatatttaataatgaaaaaattttttaggcttATCCGCTAGATATGTCTCAGTTTCCGTACCTGTTCGGGACAACTCGCATTCCTCTGCCGACCAAAGACGATCTGAGCCACGACCTTTCATCAAAACACATTATAATAATGCGTAAAGGTCATTTCTACTCGATGGACATCATCGACAGCAGTGGAAAAATTCTTCCACCCTTGGAAATAGCTTCTTGTGTGAATTATATCCTGAATGACCCGCGACCGCCCAATGACTGTCCAGTTGGAGTCTTGACAACAGCCCACCGCGACCAGTGGGCAAAAATTCGGGGGCATTTGCTGGCTTTGGGCAATGAGGGTGTCTTGCATAAAATAGACTCGGCTGCATTTGTGTTTGCCTTGGATGATGATCATGTTGAAGatgattatattaaattaatgagaTTATTCTTGCATGCTGATGGCACTAACAGGTGGTTTGATAAATCCTTTTCGTTGATAATGTCAGGCGACGGGGTCGCGGGgattaattttgaacattCTTGGGGTGATGGTGTTGCTGTTCTTCGCTATTTcaaggtaaaaaattaaattatctttaattaaaattttattttattaaataatgacttttctTAAATTGctctgtaatttcttaaatattgaagattttaaagatataagctcatcccgatgttacactcatcaagagctttcatttgagtacccacatgcatgtttgatatatatatatatatatatatatatatatatatatatatatatatatatatatatatatatatatatatatatatatatatatatttatatatttatatataatatatataaatatatgaaaaattgatgtgggtactcaaatgaaaagtttcgatgagtgtaacatcaggatgagcttatatctttgaaaatttcaatagttctcaagatacaaaattgtttcttaattatattaaattgcactgtactttcttaactgttgacatttttaaagatataagctcatcccgatgctacactcatctagagttttcatttgagtacccacatgcattttgatatatttttcatatatacatatatataaatatataaaatatatgaaaaattgatgtgggtactcaaatgaaaggtcttgatgagtgtaatatcgggatgagcttatatctttaaaaatgtcaatatttcacaagataaaaggtcatttcttaattatattaaattgcactgtactttcttaactattgatatttttaaatatataagctcatcccgatgttacactcatcaagagctttcatttgagtacccacaagcattttgatatatttttcatatattcatatatatataaatatataaaatatatgaaaaattgatgtgggtactcaaatgaaaggtcttgatgagagtaacatcgggatgagcttttatctttaaaaatgtcaatagttcacgagatacacggtcatttcttaattatatatctagaaATAGACGATTTTCGAATACAGCCCaaatactttgaaaaaaacattctaaaaatttgtaaatgtcagctaatataattttaatttaaaaatttattatttcagaatttaaaACATGATATTTCTAACAACCCACACTTTCATCCCGAAGACGAAGCTTCAGTATCAAGTTCACCAACTTCAATAAGAAAACTGGACTTTAAAttagatgataaaataaaaggaaTAGTTCAGTGTAATTTTAATGAGTATAAATCTTGGACTCAAGATAGATTAactattgattatttaatttttgaagaattcGGCAAGGAAGAGTGCAAGAAATTCAAAGTCAGCCCAGACGCAGTGATGCAGCTGGCGTTTCAACTGGCTCTTTACAAGAAAGAAAAAAGGGCTGTAGCGACCTACGAGTCTTGCAGCACCTCAGCTTTCAAACATGGACGTACCGAGACAGTGAGATCGTGTACAAATGAAACTATAGCACTTTGCAAGGCTATTGTTGAACATGGAGCTTCCTCAGTCGGTGATGATGAGCTGAAAAAACTTATGTTAGAATGCAGCAAGGCGCACAATAATCTCGTGAAAGAAGCTGCGATGGGCCAGGGCTTTGATAGACATTTATTCGCTTTGAGAAAGATTTTTGAAGAGTCTGAGGGTATCAGAATGCCTCTTCTGTTCAAAGATCCAgcttatgaaaaattgaatcatAATATTTTGTCTACTTCAACTTTGTCGAGTCCAGAAGTTATGGCTGGAGGATTTGGACCAGTTGTCGAGGACGGATATGGCATTgggtattttatttatgagtcTTAATTTTGGGCCAAGATTTTTGTCGcaatttaagaataaattgtttaaatttttgatattgcGGCGAAAATATTGCTACCCAAGCgtcacataaaaaattattggctttttggtaaattttatttatcaagaagtcaaaaattaaaaattgtcaacttaaattcaacaaaatattaccaaaaaaatttttgtaccgcttaagtatgaaaaaatttttcaaacaaaagttataggaaatttaattttctaaaaaaatgtatcccaagcggcacaaaaatttttttagtaatattttgttgaatttgaattaatatttattaatttttgacttcttgttaaataaaatttaccaaaaagtCAACAGTTTTTTATGTGATGCTTGggatcttataatttttttacaccacCAATATTTTCAccgtaattataaaattaagattcataaaatgaatcaatgaataaaattaaatttcctacaacttttgttacaaaaaattttttttttaataggatCGATATTTTCGccgtaatatcaaaaattttataatactaaa
Coding sequences within it:
- the LOC123259534 gene encoding carnitine O-palmitoyltransferase 2, mitochondrial isoform X1 is translated as MIFLKTSTHFNTIKTHGTIKRFKPVIYTITNRSKTTNEANKYEYIQRSKLPTMHFQDSLPRLPIPKLEDSCRRYLKAQQPILTAKEFKETSTCVLKFLSDEGPPLQKLLLEDDKYNKHTSYISGYWFDMYLRDRKPLPVNYNPLLVFVQEQDLRYNKPLVKATNLLISSARFMKSLRAGILEPEVFHLDPKKSDTDFFRTVTGLLPSKIATYGAYLFKAYPLDMSQFPYLFGTTRIPLPTKDDLSHDLSSKHIIIMRKGHFYSMDIIDSSGKILPPLEIASCVNYILNDPRPPNDCPVGVLTTAHRDQWAKIRGHLLALGNEGVLHKIDSAAFVFALDDDHVEDDYIKLMRLFLHADGTNRWFDKSFSLIMSGDGVAGINFEHSWGDGVAVLRYFKNLKHDISNNPHFHPEDEASVSSSPTSIRKLDFKLDDKIKGIVQCNFNEYKSWTQDRLTIDYLIFEEFGKEECKKFKVSPDAVMQLAFQLALYKKEKRAVATYESCSTSAFKHGRTETVRSCTNETIALCKAIVEHGASSVGDDELKKLMLECSKAHNNLVKEAAMGQGFDRHLFALRKIFEESEGIRMPLLFKDPAYEKLNHNILSTSTLSSPEVMAGGFGPVVEDGYGIGYMIQDHKLGSVVTSYRDHRDASEYIKYLKSAFEDIHRILKSK
- the LOC123259533 gene encoding GRIP and coiled-coil domain-containing protein 2 codes for the protein MEKVENETDNNKMTESVSNEQDTVKTEQKEDYEERYNKLRGFAVKLKKKVQDLTEELKVVENDKIKAIVEKEEFQKKISLVSDNVKKLQTIQLEYDKLQDCLEQEKNKNKKLTKNLETLVIDNTKLKESNYEYRERISTLTSDLDNNVKELAEVRSVIKKNVGLILLLEEEKKAKTVICQQREKDYEEIKAKLEAEIQAHKTTKARLESAKQECSSNNVLFLEVDNYEKSIEDLKSKLADEASRCSSLESTIEEQNQTITTLEHQITELRDSCFAKTNQLTTLGDKNEGLKADLNDLKQEMASVVKEKQTLLDSIEGIKANMSKLAKESAAHAAEKNKIAEDMDLLNKNHAQQVELLKLEITRLNDIVSSTNGELEALKAEYEGYKVRAQSVLRTKQSQNKENGLNGKSINEIEAELNHLRGYSTHLQEKLDISSEEIKSLTNDLTAIKEERDCIRESNRDLGKKLSLLSQDYLSLKEKCRMQLTTIDQLKEEIDSMQETLKTTHSAEMKSLETQYQQEIENLKAEIQRLSVTPSINKNDKPDKFEHDHQTRNDIYLLEREDAEGSESVDSYQVGNSSSERNQRTLMPLDELLNSSDDYVKSVPDLPAKVDRQELEISERRVKHLTALLADAERDVAKLNQMNQLLKEDIRRQQRSVERESHANNFEYLKNVVIKFIALKNGDERSRLIPVLNTILKLSPEETHQLNQVAGVSGRGWLPLISMPMWNND
- the LOC123259534 gene encoding carnitine O-palmitoyltransferase 2, mitochondrial isoform X2, with translation MIFLKTSTHFNTIKTHGTIKRFKPVIYTITNRSKTNEANKYEYIQRSKLPTMHFQDSLPRLPIPKLEDSCRRYLKAQQPILTAKEFKETSTCVLKFLSDEGPPLQKLLLEDDKYNKHTSYISGYWFDMYLRDRKPLPVNYNPLLVFVQEQDLRYNKPLVKATNLLISSARFMKSLRAGILEPEVFHLDPKKSDTDFFRTVTGLLPSKIATYGAYLFKAYPLDMSQFPYLFGTTRIPLPTKDDLSHDLSSKHIIIMRKGHFYSMDIIDSSGKILPPLEIASCVNYILNDPRPPNDCPVGVLTTAHRDQWAKIRGHLLALGNEGVLHKIDSAAFVFALDDDHVEDDYIKLMRLFLHADGTNRWFDKSFSLIMSGDGVAGINFEHSWGDGVAVLRYFKNLKHDISNNPHFHPEDEASVSSSPTSIRKLDFKLDDKIKGIVQCNFNEYKSWTQDRLTIDYLIFEEFGKEECKKFKVSPDAVMQLAFQLALYKKEKRAVATYESCSTSAFKHGRTETVRSCTNETIALCKAIVEHGASSVGDDELKKLMLECSKAHNNLVKEAAMGQGFDRHLFALRKIFEESEGIRMPLLFKDPAYEKLNHNILSTSTLSSPEVMAGGFGPVVEDGYGIGYMIQDHKLGSVVTSYRDHRDASEYIKYLKSAFEDIHRILKSK